The following nucleotide sequence is from Juglans microcarpa x Juglans regia isolate MS1-56 chromosome 6D, Jm3101_v1.0, whole genome shotgun sequence.
TatgattcttaattttttaatataatattttatatttttaattacgcACTGATGACGTGAGATGCCATATTTTTGTTAGGTCCGTTCAAGGTTGTTGTTagcatatttaaatttttaaatgattaaaaatgttaccatcaggatatttgtgtaatttttttaaaattaaaaaaaaacacaaaaaataaatttaaactaataataattttaaagagGTAAAATAATAGAGGTGAGTAGCAACACCCGTTTGTTAGAATCTAATGGATAtataatagaagaaaaatactttaattataaaatgattatataaaaataaatttaaaaattgacgtaacttgatataatacgtcaaattataaattaaattaaatgaattatatgaaattatgtttatttaaaaatttatttttatataacctatttgttataacttataatgaCAGAATAAATTCAAACCCGAACACGAAAATAGTCTTTTCTCCATTTAAAAACACGAAAAGATGTGGTAATACCAGGTAATACTAGAATGAGCTTGGCCACGTATCCTTAACAGAGTCCCTTACCACCTGAGACTAGATAGGTTGGCGAACCAAGTGTCACCCTCTGACAACCTTTGCGACCAACCATTTTCAGTGACATTCCCGGTAACAATGGTCGACCCTCAGTCTGCATCCATACAATgcccattttttgtttttgttattcgTTTTTCTATCATTCTTTTTAGGTGCTTTCCTTGTCCATTGGTTTCCATTTCTCCATAACCAGGGCTTGGGAGGGATTCGGTTCCTCCACCCAATCTGTTACTGCCCTTTCCCTCTCTGTCCCTTCGTACGTTGTTGTATAGTGCATCTTTGTATTTGGGTGTTTTGCTTTTTTGGGTTCCAACGTTTGAGTACACCAGAAAGAAATGAAACATGGGTTACTTTGCATTTGCTTGCATAAATATCTTCCACCCACATTTACGTGCAtataatccattttgtttttgttttgtttttttgtttcagaTGTTATAAGAAAGATTCTGCGGTATTGCTAGGATGGCTGTGAGCTTCAAATACTGGGATGATTGCATTGATCCAATTGACATGGAAGAAATGTGGAGTATTCCCGAAGTGAGGACTGAATGGTTAGATGCTGGAGAGTCTAGAGAACAAAAAGTTCACCTCTCACGAGATCCGGATGGACAGCCTTATTTGACACAGACTGAAATGAAGGTAAATCAAATTGCTTCTTTAAAGATAACAAACCAATGTTTTATCATGTCTGCTTTTCGTACTTTTGGATTTGACTCAGTTCTATATTACATTTTGGTTTGTTGCCAGCTTAATTTCATAATGCCATGAcatttcttcaatttctcaGAAAAAATGACGCTAccaatcatatttaaaattgcTTGATTTTGATAGATATGCTTAGATGTGGGTCATTAGTTGTTATCCATTATTAACTTACATCAGGTGTTGCTATTCCAGGCTGTGGCTGAGATTGTTGTCCGCAGACATTTCGATTCACGAATAGATCTCGTACGTCTTCTTTTTAACGAAATATAATACTCCAACTCtctaatgattttattttccagGAATATGCTTCTATTAGAGTGTCCTTATTCCTAAATCATCAGTGCGACCtgaatatgatttttaagttttttgatGTCAAAAAGctttctggatttttttttttaatttgcatttatcCTCATTTCTTGATAGAAAACTGCAACTTCTTAGagtgggggaaaaaaaaaaacaccgtACGACATGGTTTGAGGACTGATTAGACTGAACTGGATTCTGAAGTTATGTGTGATTGTCAGCTGATTATGCCAGAGCATCTTTTTATAAGGCAGAGACAGACTCGTATGAAAGTATATAACTTTGCACATTTTAAGATCAGTTGATTAATGACATATTAAGTGTGGAAACAGGGGCGcagtgatttatttatttattttgatcgATAGTGATTTATAAACACAGTGAATGTCTTAGAATCTTCGGGTAGGAATATTAAGTATTTTATCGGGTTTCAAGTTGCCTTGTTACTTATTGTTTCAAGTTGTTATTTGTTGTCAGTAGTCAATTAGGTCTCTAggtatttcctataaaaaaaaaaaagttctctaGTTGTCTTGTTACTTATTGTTTCAAGTTGTTATTTGTTGTCAGTAGTCAATTAGGTCTCTAGGTatttcctatcaaaaaaaaaaaaaaaaaaaaaaagttctctagttattacttttttttttcttataagtaagaagaatttaCACATGAAGTACACAAGAAatgaacctaattacaagctaagcaCTGTGGAAAACGGCATAAATGTCATTAAAACTAATCCCATTAAATACAATAGCCAaagcccaaagtaacaatgtatgaaagaaaaagtcctTGAACCGTCCCATTGAACGTTCCTTGTTATCAAAACAACGACCGTTCCGTTTGTTCCAAGTGCACCACATGAGACAtagaggcaccatcttccataCAACCGCTATTTGATGATTGCCCTGAATACCTTTCCAACATGACGGTAAATctaccaccctcctaggcatgaCCCAAGCAATACCAAGCCTAATAAAGATTTCATCCCATAGAGCATTAACCATgtcacaatgaagaagaagatgatccgccgattcaccattttttttgcacataaagcaccaatttGTTATAAGAATACCGTGCTTTCTTAGCTTATCATtagtcaatatatttttttttgataagtaaaataaacgtattaattttattctcattAGTCAATATTTTCCATGGCAGACCAACTAGCCAAAGAAAACAACTTTGAGGGGAACATTActcctccaaatgctcttccaagggAAGACAATGGAAGAATGGATCGACATAACCTTATAAAAGGAGTTTACCGAGACGTTCTTGTTCCCCTAATGAATCCAAAGCAACTTGTCCTCCCGGAAGGAAGTTCCAGTAGGGGGAGGCACAACAATAGGGGGAATCCTTGTGTCTTATGAAGCCCAAGATTCATTCATGGAATGTTTGGGGATTGAACAATCCGAGCAAGCTCCTTTAGGTGAAGAATATGATACAGAAATGGAAGGTTGATGTAATCTGTTTGTAGGAGACTAAACTGAAGACTGTAGACAGAAACTTAATCAAAAGTTTGTGGGGTTACTCTTATGCAGGATGGGCCTCCCTTGCTTCCAAGGGTGTCTTAGGGGGTATTATAATGATGTGGGATAAAATAGTAGTCAACTTGGTGGAGGAGTATGTCAGTGAATTTTTGGTGGCTTGCTCTTTCGTGAACGTTGATGATGGTTTTGGGTGGGGTTTTGCTGGCGTATACCGGCCTAATGATGACAATAATAGAAGGCTCCTTTGGGATGAGATTGCTAGTTTGTGTAGTTGGTGGGAGGGACCGTGGTGTATTGGCAGAGATTTTAACATCACTCGGTTTCTGAGTGAAAGTTCGGGGGACTCTATCATGGGTTCGGCTATGGCTGATTTCTCAGTACTAATCTTTGAGTTGGAGATGGTTgatttacctttggttgagggAGACTTCACTTGGTCCAATGGGCGGGCTTGGTCTAGGCTGGACTGATTCATTGTTTCTCCCTCTTGGGAGGCCCACTTTCCTAATCTTTGTCAAAAAGGACTTCCTAGGCTTTGCTCTGAccatttttcccttttattgGATTGTGGGGGTCTCCATGAGTGAAGGAGatactttaaatttgagaatatgtggctgaaaGTAGATGGGTTGACGGACAAGGTTAGATTGTAGTGGTCCTCATACCAAGTTTTGGGCACTCCTAGTTTTGTTTTGGCTTGGAAACTTAAAGCCctgaaaaatgatttgaaaatatGGAATATGGAAGTCTTTGGGAACATTCATGACCAGcggcatatttttttttaggagcTGCAATGTTTTGATGATAAAGAGGTTGTTGGGACCTCTTTATGGAGGAGATATTTTGAAGACAAAATTCATGGGCTCTTGTGGAAGacaaggaaaggaaaatggCTATTGCAATCGAGCTGGAAAAAATCACCCTTATGGAGGAGatctcttggagacaaaaatatTGAGCTCTTCGGTTGAAGAAGGGGGACAAGAGTACAAAGTTTTTCTATAGAATAGCTAATTCCCATTGACGGAACAATGCCATTGAGGTTCTACATTTGGAAGGTAGGGTACTTCGGACGACACTGAAATTAGGGAGCATATTGTCCACTTTTATTATATGCTCCTAATGAGAGTAGGCAGCAACAATCTTCTAAGCCAATCTTGTTGACTCCGATGCCTCATCGCAGCTATGCACCCCTGCCGTGGTTGGGGATTGAGCCCTGGTTGGAATTGGAGGATCCCCGGTGACCCTTTCTATGACATTGGAGAGGTGGCTGGAGAAACCACCGTTGGGGCCCGAGATAGAGGGCTCATGGGCCTGAGATAGAAGGTTCATGGGCCCGAGAGAGGCTTTTAGCCTGCCACTCAGGATGGACGGGCTTTTGGGTTGACCCCACAAGCCCGATAGTGTTTGGGACATGCCCTTTCAATGCAGGCCCAGACCCAGGCGTTGTTCGACTTACATCTGCTGTAGCTGTGTTTGGCTTAGGCTTCACTGCAGACCTAGGCAGCCCATGACCCAAGCCCATAACCAGGCCCAGGCCCATGTTGACTTTGTTGATTAGTTCCCTAACCTCCTCCATGAATCCCTCCAACTGAGCTTTGACAGGCCACATGACACCTTCCACTTCCCCCACCCTCAGCACCTGTTAGAGAGCCTCCACCTCCCATGCCAGACTACACTAGGCGACAATTGGCCTCAGATGGATCCTGTCTCTTATTGCCTTCACCCCCCTAACACCTTACCCGTGTCAATTCCCATGACAAAGTTGCACCCTGCCAGAGGACATGCCAGAGACCTCAAGACAGAAGCAAACAAGGCACCTTTAGAAGGGAGGGGCTTCCCCGCATTCAACCCACTACCAGACTCGCCCTCGCGTCTAACGCTTGCAATCTGGTGACACTTAGTATGCAATCTGTTTGCATTCTAAAAAATAGGGGCTTTGGAGCCAGCAACCAGTCTAAGGTGATACACAAAACCTTCCCATCCATTACCCTTTAAACCTTCAGGGATAGCCAGTAAACCCCTCCTCCTACCATTCTCGAACTCGGCTAGTTGCAAAAAACAACCCCTGGAGGTGACTTGGCATTGAATGGTGAGAACTCCGTTACCCATCCTCAGTTTTCTAAAAAAACCTTCACGCCAGAAAGAGGCTAGGCATTcctttactattttttccaCCCATAAAGCCGACGCCCCAGTTAAGTAGATGAACATAACTAGCCTTATGCTACTTTCAGTAATGCGAATTCTATAACCACCATCATtcgagaataaaaatgtttttgatTCCACCATTAAATACCTATCGCCCTACATCAAAGCAACTCAAAAAGAAGAAGGGCTGGAGACAAGGAAGAAAAGTAAGGAAAGATGAGAAGAGGGATTAACTCCGGTGAGAAGCGCCGGAGATGGAGTTGCATGCAGTCATGAGAACTGAGAGGACAGAGAGTCTAGTTATTACTCAAGGAAGGAGTTCTTATTTCTTGggttattttaattgatttgtgtTGATATTAGATACCAAATCAAAGTCTTATCAGGAAGTTGATTAGATCTTCTGATGCCTATAAATGTAGCCCTCCTTTATATTGGTTAAATCATTGTTCAGGTTAGTAAAAAAAGTTTTACTGTATTAGGAGGTCATGGCTACCTCGAAGtagccataaaaaaaaaaaaacttttttcctCTATTACTGCGATTCATTGTGCAGACCTAGGAAATAATTTTCTCGGTTCATAACATTACGACCTTGCTTATGGACAGGTTaactgttttaaaaaatagcaGCTATTGAGAATTTCCATTGTTTTAAAAACTAGAAGAATGGTGCTGTGCTTCCTTGGCTCCTCTAGGGTGATGTCTTTCTACGGTCCAAAGTTTCTGTGAAACAGTTGTTTGAGGTTgtgatataaataatattgatgatGGAACTCTTGGAAGTTGCCAAATGAGCCCTCTTCACTTCAGCTTATGTTTTTCTGCCCTTTGGAATTGTTTGATGCTTTACTCCAAGGTGCATTTGTGGTTTTCGATACTAATGCTTGTTTGGCCAAGGATGAGTAGTTGGTATGTTACCCTTTCTATCTAATGAGAATGTATTTCTAGTGAATGCATCTCTATTTTGTTCAAAGATATTTGTTTGATGTGATCAGCAAAAGACATGATATATTCTTTGAAGACCATTTTTTCACTGAAGTCATGATATGTAAACTTCTTTTACAAATTTGTCTATATTGGCCTTTCCTTCCTCTCGTcgactttttttgttttttttttaagtaatttatgCTAACTTTAAACCATATTCACCTTTGGCctatatcaaatcatatttacTGTTGTCACATATCTGAGTATATTTGTGTATATAATCGGTCCATCATTCTTACAAGTCATTCCCACAACCTCATACTGTATCTTCCTTCTTGACTAGTGATGGAAAGACagagaaggaataaaaaagtaaaagaattcTGTTTGTATTTCCTTGAAATGATGTGCAGTACACCGTGCCTATTTATACACAAAGGATGAGAATATTCTTTCTAACAGAATGGGACACATATACAAGGATAAAAGTATTCTACACTATTCCATAGCTTGTACGATAATTGGCTTATTTGTTGAGGACGTTGTGCTGGCCTCTTCATCTGTGGTATTATTGCTGATAACCAGGATATAAACATGTCATCTCTCAATTCATGAGTTCTTAACATGCCTTCCAAAGTGTTCCTGTATTACAAAAACTGGTATAATATAATTAGCTGTCTTAAAAATGTCTTGGCTATCATCATGCCAAATATCAAGCAGTTCCAATCTAGCATGCTTTGAAGTATAAAGAGTAATGTATAAATGGATTTATCCTCCAATGTCATCAATGATCAAATTTTGCACCCACaacatttgaaagaaaaacaggGATCCTGTAAAGTTGCAATAAagtaatttttggattttgggtAAAATTGGTGGATCTCTCGATTTTGCAAAATAAGCTTTAACAAGGATCATAAATTCATACACTTCTCAATTAGTCTTGATACGCTTTACTTCAACTAACACTGAAGGTTCCCACAAGACCGGGAAGAGGCCCAAACAAGGATCTCATGGTTTTCTGGATTCGAAGTAAAGTGTAACTCTTGCATCGGCTTGTCTTTTACTGAAAAAATTGCTACAAATTTTTGCAAAGATTGTCTTTTTTGTTAACTCAGAAATGTTGCTTGCAATTCCGTTCTGACCTGTCCATGTTTGGAATCCCTTCCTTGCTGCAGGATCTGATATGTTCTATTGCTGAACTTGAAAGCGACAGACAACCCCTTGCTATGCGGTATGACCGAAAAACTAAGGATACTACTATAGGGATCATGCAACTTTCACTAAAAACTGCTGAGTGGCTGGTCAGGTACCAACTGCATGTCCTGATCCTCTTTTAAGCATGTAACTGCTTTCAAAGGGTGGTGAGGTTTTTATCTTGCCTATCTAACTCATATTATGTTTGTCAAATGACACTGCAACCTGCTTGCAGTGAGTTGGGGTACAGGTCATACGAAGGGGAGGGGAATCCAGATTTTCTATTCCGGCCTTTTGTAAGCATATATCTTGGTGCTGCTTACATTCAGTGGTTATGCAATTTTGAGCATAcgtaagttaaaaaaatatggttcTTGCAGGTCCCTCTTCCATGCATGCCTTTTTTAGGCTCATAATGTATCTGTATTGTTACAAACAAAATCTAATAGTGAGAATTGACATGATTACAAATTGATTTTCTTGGTGCTGTGATTTATGCTACCCTTTTGCAGAGAAAGAAGTGAAGAGTTCATAGTTAGGTCATATAAAAGGGGTCCAAAAAAGGCAACTCATAAATCAACTTTGGCATATTGGAAACGGTATCTTTCAGTCAAAGAAAGTCTTCCATCCAGGTGTTGTTTTCTATCCATTATGATGATTTGGAAATTATGTAAAAACTAGCATTTTGGAGCACTTAGATCACCTAAAAAAGAGGTGGACTGGAAAATATGTTGTCTGCTCAACCACCTTAGGATGTTGTATATATGATGAACATGCAATATTGCTGCTATGTCTGAATGTCCTTTCCATACTTTCTTTACATGTGCGGGTAGAAGCTTAATTTCACCCTCTACTTCTTCCTCTACTTTAATACTGTCTATTTTAACGTTAATTAGTAAGTAACATGGTGAAAATGAGAATTAGCATATTATATGGTGATCTGGTGTCATGCTGAAGGTTTTTATCTCTTTTGTGATGACAATAGATCTTTTACTTCTTTGTTCAGGGATGGTGAGAGAGTAGCCATAAATTGAGTTGccaatcttttctttttggatgaattttagaagaaaaaaagtcaTCTCAAACTTTTAACAGTTAACTTATGTTTGATCTTACAACCCCATTTTCATTCAAGCCCTGAATGTGTCTAAAATACTGGTTTCTGTTACATAAATTTGCACTATCTCCAAGAAAGAGGTCCATGCTTTAAAAATTTTGCTTGAGAATACCCAAGTTAGTAATATGTTTAAGGCTCAGAAACATAGAGTTCCATAATTCGCACACATATCCATGCTATTCTACACACACATCCATGCCTATATCTTTGTTTGTATAAATGACGCCTTTGTCCAAAAGACTGGAATAGCCACATGATATTTGCTACTATTTATTCCAGTGCCTGTAAACAATGTATAAGTTGCTGCAGAAATAGCAGTAGGTAAATTATGCTGTAATTTTGACACATCTAACTAGAAAGCAGGATCCCTTGCCTATAAGAAGCAAAGCCAATGTCTTGTAAGATTAATTTAATAACCTCTGAAAATTTTCTGAAATTGATTGCTATTGTATCGTTTCTTTTTGcagaaaattatttgataatgGTCCTTTGTCGAATGATGCTTCAACATCTACAACACCTACACCTGCTTCACAAACTCCTGGTTGTCCCTTTTCCAGTTACTTGGGTATCATGCTCAGCATTCATGTTCAGAATATAAAATAGgaatttataagttataaccaTTTGCCTCGTTTCACTTCAGTGCCTACTTgtcaaaaattttcaaacaacaaACATCACAGCATCTTTCTTACTTCTTCGAATATTATTTGATTCTGTTGTGATAATTGGATTCCAaacatttttctgttttttagctgtttgatttttttttaatgttttcaatttcttttttatatttgggACATCGGTCAACtattatgtatataatttttgaagtagAATGTCTGCTTCTATTGAGCCACTTAATCCATTCTCCATTAAATGATTATATACTTAACtgcttaatatttaaaataattggcAAGGCCATAAATTTTAGACAATTTAGAATATTAATGGACCGGTAACACTTTGTCTTGTTCTCTCTATaatacttcttttttctttcctcagtAATCAAAGAAGTTAGCGTTCAAACAATTCTACTAGCACATTATAAACATAATGTGCatcatcataataaaatttaaagttaatcaTTTTTTCCTATGCATCATGCAGATGTCAAAACgatgagcatttttttttttcatgagtacAAGATTTTATGAACCTTGTGGAGGGGAGGAAATACTATTGAAGTATAATATGTTGCTAGCTGACTTGGTCCTGTGCATATTATTCTGTTTTACCCGAAGTTAAAGTAAAATATTCTATTTCCAAAGCTGATACTGCATGATGAATTCAAAAGATTGAGTCGTATTAAAAGACAACTCCAATACAAATTGTGATCAGATGCAGAATTCTTCTAAAGcagtatttttgataatttaattattgtagtTGACTGCAATGGACTAATGCACAATTTTAAGGTTTTGTAGTGTGAATGATGCATGATGCATGATGCTCCTTCAGCTCTCCTTACTTCTATTCAACTTCAAACTAGGCAAATGTTGTCACTAACGTTATCTACTCTTTCCAGAATTTCTCTATACAAGTGGAAcattttgttgttgattttattttagttctGTTATAATAATGGGTGATTTTCTTTTGTCTCTATACTGATGAAGCAGGTGTTGTTTACACATATTGGGACTCTAGAGCTTCTCCAGAGGACATGGAAGAATTGTGGAATCATCCTGAGGTCCTTAAAGAGTGGACTAAATCTGGAGAGAGACGGGGAAAAGTGCGATTTTCCCATGATGACAACAAAAGGCCCTATCTCTCACGGGTGGAACTAAAGGTATGAGTCCATTACAATCAACATTCCTTAAGTTATTAGTTCCATAACGTGGATTTgtgctttattttttcttctctttccctACCACATTTTGACTTTATCCATTAATATTTCCATTAAgatttcatttatgatttatattttttgttcattttaagATAATATAGTGGATAATGACAAAGGTCTCATTCAGGATCTTATTGCACCTGTAGTTATCATGTTGCTGGTGCACAATTGAAGCTTATATGAATGTGACAAATGTCGTCATGTTGATATTGACACATTCTTGCAGGCAGTTGCTGAAATCATTTTGTCTAAACACTTCAGCACAAAAGCTGTCAAACCTGTAAGTGTGAACTTCATCTAGAAAAATTTGTGTAGCTCTTGTAAATAAGATGGTGTTTCATGACTTTATTCTTATCATTAATGTTTTTGTTGGAGTTGTGTTTACTATTATATGTTTGTATTTGGCTTTTTTTGTCAAGAATTTTCTTTGAGGAAAGATTGGCTGGTTTAGATACATGCTGTACGACACATACTTCTAATTAAAAATACGCAAATGTGACTGACTAGATAGGAGACGTAATTTTAGACGGGTTAATTGCCTAATCAGTCCTTGGACTTTCATTATTTTGCAAAAAGCTCCttcaattttcacttttctcatATTTTGTCGCTGAGTTTTAAGCAGCTCACAATTCTGTCCTACCATTGATCTCCTGCTCAGTTTTTTATGTTGCAAGGTGCCACGTGGCGAATAATACACGTGTTAGCCAATCAGAAGCCAACACATGGATGTATTACTTCCATGTCAGTTCTATCactaaaacacaaataaaaaacagaaaaattatctttgaaatagaaaatcatgaaatcttcaaaagtcaaaaaaatagaaattgataaaatatgaaagagTGAAAGGAGAAAACGCGCCACCAAGAGCCACCACCTAGTGTACAGATTGGGCTGCCAAGGGGTGGCCAGTGGCCACCATCTTTCATCACATGGATGGCCCACAAGATGGCCCTTGCTGATGAACCTTTGTTGGCTTGATCAGGGCCACCCAAGTGTGACCAAGTAATTCTGAGTCTCTTTAAACCACATTTATCATGTGCATCAAACACACATATGTAGGCCTGCTTGTGGGCTAGATCGGTGTGCCCAAGTCATTTCAATATGCATTTCTCCTATattaaaattactatatattatattaaggtTTTTTGTTTGTCAGTATTTATCAATAGTATTATCTAATATACCATATTCTTTGTTATATTTCCTCAGGTATTTTGGTTGATTTGAATAAGAGACACATAGATAACTATATATGTTAGTTAAAGGCATTTCTCAGTTATATACTAAGCTAAAAGCCTAAAACTACAGACCGAGCCCTTGTCATGAAAGTTGTTAGCTTGTGGTAAACAGGTCTCTTTAGTTTTTCTCATGCACACAACAAAGATGCATTGCACATTTGATTCCCCTCCCCCTCTTTCCATTTAAACGATATATTGTCACTATTGCCACGTTAGGGTCATATTCAACAGAATATTAGATAAATACTTgcataattttaattcattatattttgtgaagtATCTTCCATTTTTCCTGGAATTGTCGTACATACGCTTTCAAGCTTGTACCTCtacttttctatttatatatctGCAGTCTAAGCATACATATTTCCTTTGAATCAAGGATCGATCTTGAAGTGTTAGGTGTGTCTGAATAATTTTGTTGACAATGGGAAATCGTGAGGTGTTTTACTCCTGACTGGCAGTGAGATGGCGGCGAGAATAAAAACTCTGAAccagtattttctttttgtcattttttttcccgACCTTGGGGCATGATGCCACAGTGTAATCTGTTAGATCTATGATTTTTGCCCTTCAGGCTTGAACTAACATTTGCTAAATTGTGGAGAAATTCATTATGAACTCAAAGATAGATGCCAATAGGGAAGCattataatctcatatttctctA
It contains:
- the LOC121234393 gene encoding uncharacterized protein LOC121234393, whose protein sequence is MAVSFKYWDDCIDPIDMEEMWSIPEVRTEWLDAGESREQKVHLSRDPDGQPYLTQTEMKAVAEIVVRRHFDSRIDLDLICSIAELESDRQPLAMRYDRKTKDTTIGIMQLSLKTAEWLVSELGYRSYEGEGNPDFLFRPFVSIYLGAAYIQWLCNFEHTERSEEFIVRSYKRGPKKATHKSTLAYWKRYLSVKESLPSRKLFDNGPLSNDASTSTTPTPASQTPGVVYTYWDSRASPEDMEELWNHPEVLKEWTKSGERRGKVRFSHDDNKRPYLSRVELKAVAEIILSKHFSTKAVKPTVLCALAEVVNMRFVNGIGPRPGIMGIDYSTAFWLYMELGYKAYRIDSVDDLTKPFVSMYFGAAYMAWLSEYEGRERTPQFVVQAYMAGPKNANLQETGPICLKFQQTLSNYEDTKRDEVGCTIL